The proteins below are encoded in one region of Methanosarcina barkeri 3:
- a CDS encoding CARDB domain-containing protein — MKTGITKIVILFVFLLSLLISIPLTGASYSFEGIPLTLDAQGTFRGEVYIDGGHGLTFPPYSQNFNVPDGTVRWARLYVGVWGGTENYEGWLRPEFNGQKLEQLPLAGVNDESKNVYCAGHGVYWVSYDVSNVTKNGENIVNILTSKGEPGNKLDGRVYGAVLAVGCENEKAPEVSYQLLSGNVNLHGKGWSGTLANSNDRANVNFSCGQALNNKDTANLSVVYLTGSKGLPDYLEFNGKTLGTSPRNLSEKYGEKVRDIADETSNDASGNEGSPSRYFDIESFDVLDYLQDNNSATFLRGIDLNGDGDIDDKEGEDYLHPVLAALVLSSKDKASVLPDLYPEMNISEEELVDGMPAKISFTINNPGEIYDQNCTMSFKVDGSEVSTFPVHMEASGVYSSSFSWSAIKGKHLLELSLDPENNIQESDEKNNVCALNVSVRSKPELSVSLGDPVKIEAQKEAASSSIVFLSFLSILGFRRKKPYLLLLLAVLIILASSGCIEESHAAEKTAYSVPVKIINNGEASARNFDVNISLDGKSVTVLNIPEITGQKTIVNDIRVETVGGEHTLKAKVDEHNHIVESDEDNNEFEASCNFA; from the coding sequence ATGAAAACAGGAATTACGAAAATAGTTATATTGTTTGTCTTTTTGCTCTCATTGCTAATTTCAATTCCTCTTACAGGAGCCAGCTACTCTTTTGAAGGTATACCTCTAACTCTGGATGCTCAGGGTACTTTCCGAGGAGAAGTGTACATAGACGGAGGGCACGGACTTACATTTCCTCCCTATTCCCAAAACTTTAACGTTCCGGATGGTACTGTCCGCTGGGCTCGTCTGTATGTTGGAGTTTGGGGGGGCACGGAAAATTACGAAGGATGGCTCCGGCCTGAGTTTAACGGGCAAAAGCTTGAGCAGTTACCGCTTGCTGGTGTTAATGACGAAAGCAAAAATGTATACTGTGCAGGCCATGGAGTTTATTGGGTTTCTTATGATGTAAGCAATGTTACAAAAAATGGTGAAAATATTGTGAACATCCTTACAAGCAAGGGAGAGCCAGGAAACAAGCTGGATGGAAGGGTATATGGTGCAGTGCTTGCCGTGGGATGTGAGAACGAAAAAGCACCTGAAGTTTCCTACCAGCTCCTTAGCGGAAACGTAAATCTTCACGGGAAAGGCTGGAGCGGTACCCTGGCAAATTCTAATGACAGGGCAAATGTTAATTTCAGCTGCGGACAGGCTTTGAATAACAAGGATACTGCAAATCTTTCAGTAGTATACCTTACAGGATCAAAGGGCCTGCCTGATTATCTTGAATTTAATGGAAAGACTCTTGGAACCTCACCCAGGAACCTCTCTGAAAAATATGGAGAAAAAGTTAGAGACATTGCTGATGAGACAAGTAATGATGCATCCGGAAATGAAGGTTCTCCTTCCAGATATTTTGATATCGAAAGTTTTGATGTGCTTGATTATTTGCAGGATAATAACTCAGCAACCTTTTTGAGGGGAATTGACCTGAACGGGGATGGGGATATTGATGATAAGGAAGGAGAGGACTACCTGCATCCTGTACTTGCAGCCCTGGTTTTGAGCTCAAAGGATAAGGCATCTGTTCTTCCAGACCTTTATCCTGAGATGAATATCTCTGAAGAAGAGCTGGTCGATGGAATGCCGGCAAAAATCTCTTTCACAATAAACAATCCTGGGGAAATTTATGATCAGAACTGCACTATGAGCTTCAAGGTAGATGGAAGTGAGGTTTCAACTTTCCCAGTCCATATGGAAGCTTCCGGAGTGTATAGTTCCTCTTTTTCATGGTCTGCAATCAAAGGAAAACACCTGCTTGAACTCTCTTTAGACCCGGAAAATAATATACAAGAGTCAGATGAGAAAAACAATGTTTGTGCACTAAATGTAAGTGTCAGGTCAAAGCCAGAACTTTCGGTTTCCCTTGGAGATCCTGTAAAAATAGAGGCACAGAAAGAAGCCGCGTCTTCCTCTATAGTTTTTCTTTCTTTCCTCTCGATTTTAGGATTCCGGAGAAAAAAACCATATTTACTACTTTTACTTGCGGTACTTATAATACTGGCTTCAAGTGGCTGTATCGAAGAATCCCATGCAGCGGAGAAAACTGCCTACTCTGTCCCGGTAAAGATTATTAATAACGGAGAAGCTTCAGCTCGGAACTTCGATGTAAATATTTCTCTTGACGGAAAAAGTGTCACTGTATTGAATATTCCGGAAATTACAGGCCAAAAAACAATCGTGAACGATATACGGGTTGAAACTGTGGGTGGGGAGCACACCCTGAAAGCGAAAGTCGACGAGCATAACCATATTGTTGAGTCGGATGAGGATAATAATGAATTTGAAGCCAGTTGCAATTTTGCTTAA